From Thermotoga sp. Ku-13t, the proteins below share one genomic window:
- a CDS encoding AroM family protein, translated as MTIGETPRDDVIPELLSIVGNTNLAYNEIGLIENVEEEVYKPRDENDVLVSRKRDGSIARISHRWIVQKLSQLECEGLCVLLCTGEFDSDRLILPYKVVDSFFSAMPKLNHATVIVPEKEQCSNALKRWAKIAKRVNCISFSPYRESTLSVDLSQEQLVYLDCIGFTLKHEELFKHQTKGFVVSARRILANYLRNLLT; from the coding sequence ATAACCATTGGTGAGACTCCCAGAGATGACGTGATACCGGAACTTTTGAGCATCGTTGGCAATACGAACCTGGCTTACAATGAAATAGGTCTCATAGAGAACGTAGAAGAAGAAGTTTATAAACCACGTGATGAGAACGACGTGCTGGTGAGCAGAAAGCGCGACGGATCCATCGCTCGAATTTCCCATCGCTGGATCGTTCAGAAACTTTCTCAGCTAGAATGCGAGGGGCTATGTGTTCTTCTTTGCACCGGTGAATTTGATAGCGATCGCCTCATTTTACCCTACAAGGTGGTAGATTCTTTCTTCTCTGCCATGCCAAAGCTGAATCACGCCACGGTTATCGTGCCAGAAAAAGAACAGTGTTCCAATGCTCTGAAGCGATGGGCGAAAATCGCCAAGAGAGTGAATTGTATCAGTTTTTCACCGTATCGAGAATCGACATTAAGCGTGGATCTGTCACAGGAACAACTCGTTTACCTCGACTGCATAGGTTTCACACTGAAACACGAGGAGCTTTTTAAGCACCAAACCAAAGGCTTCGTGGTGAGTGCGCGAAGAATACTCGCAAATTATTTGAGGAACCTTCTAACTTAA
- a CDS encoding iron-containing alcohol dehydrogenase: MLKAKDQFRCTCGKTHTVPPTEIVFEENAAKNIETFFENATYVVGENTAKLVETPERRTIKLEAEGRVLATMENIEKVTSQVLTDHIVSIGSGSLTDIAKYAARLTSKSFSCFPTAPSVDGYTSSVAAILIKNEKTTVQAVVPKRVVVDMNVVSEAPFDLLRAGIGDIAAKVTARLDWMLSNVLTEEPICEFAWDELRNSLNDVLENSEKVLNRDRSVIFSLMKVLLVSGLNITVVGNSRPASSAEHMISHSLEMYHENRNEIPMFHGLSVAMGTYITLKAYRVIFEDLKLKEKYLTNEERFFILSEFFSEEKAGKFMRVYERKKLPMEVQLSRVRKALKHTYEQFSEKVENALKAVRVDELFARYEPEFIEKLILISNTIRERYTVLDLLDSLCLLKDFSHRVFGI, from the coding sequence ATGCTGAAAGCGAAGGATCAATTCCGATGCACCTGTGGCAAAACCCACACTGTGCCGCCAACTGAAATTGTTTTCGAAGAGAACGCTGCCAAGAACATCGAAACGTTTTTTGAAAACGCCACCTACGTTGTGGGCGAAAACACAGCCAAGCTGGTCGAAACACCAGAACGCAGGACGATCAAGCTCGAAGCTGAAGGAAGAGTTCTTGCCACGATGGAAAACATCGAGAAAGTTACTTCGCAAGTTTTGACAGATCACATTGTCTCTATCGGCTCGGGCAGTCTCACAGACATTGCAAAGTATGCGGCCCGTTTGACCAGTAAAAGTTTTTCCTGCTTTCCCACGGCCCCTTCCGTGGATGGCTACACCTCTTCCGTGGCTGCGATACTCATAAAGAATGAGAAAACAACGGTTCAGGCTGTCGTTCCAAAGAGAGTCGTTGTGGACATGAACGTTGTGAGCGAAGCTCCGTTCGATTTGCTGAGGGCTGGCATCGGCGACATCGCGGCGAAGGTGACGGCCAGACTAGACTGGATGCTGAGTAACGTTCTCACCGAAGAACCCATCTGCGAATTCGCATGGGACGAACTGAGAAACTCGCTGAACGATGTTCTTGAGAACTCAGAAAAAGTACTGAATAGGGACAGAAGCGTGATCTTTTCCTTGATGAAGGTCCTTCTGGTGTCTGGTTTGAACATCACGGTCGTTGGCAATTCCAGACCAGCTTCGAGTGCAGAACACATGATCTCTCATTCTTTGGAGATGTACCACGAAAACAGAAACGAAATTCCCATGTTCCACGGCCTTTCGGTGGCGATGGGAACATACATCACGTTGAAGGCGTACAGGGTGATCTTCGAAGATCTGAAATTGAAGGAAAAGTACCTGACGAACGAAGAAAGATTCTTCATCCTCTCTGAATTTTTCAGCGAAGAAAAGGCTGGAAAGTTCATGCGTGTTTACGAAAGAAAAAAACTGCCAATGGAAGTGCAACTGAGCCGGGTGAGGAAAGCTTTAAAGCACACCTACGAGCAATTTTCCGAAAAGGTCGAAAACGCCCTGAAGGCCGTGCGGGTCGATGAACTGTTTGCCCGTTACGAACCTGAGTTCATCGAGAAATTGATCCTCATCTCCAACACCATAAGGGAAAGGTACACCGTCCTCGATCTGCTCGACTCTCTGTGCCTGCTGAAGGATTTTTCTCACAGAGTGTTCGGAATCTGA
- a CDS encoding NAD-dependent epimerase/dehydratase family protein, whose product MIVVTGATGHLGNVLVRRLLQLNEKVRVLVAPSEDVKPIEGLNVEIFRADVRDSKAVERLCEGAETVFHLAAVISIFGKKRLVYDVNVNGTKNVVEACLKNNARLVYVSSVHAFAELTKGSLIDESVPIDPSRVTGCYARSKAIATNLVLDATKRGLDAVVICPTGIIGPYDWRISEMGNLFLLHLKGRLKVAVEGGFDFVDVRDVAEALVLAWKKAKSGEIFIVGDTHVTVKALIQMLQKIEPKRSVKIFLPIWLAYVVSTFASFGHLSGKKVIFTPYAVYTLSRNYVYSHTKASKELGYTPRPIEDSLKDSLEWFKSSYRFEPKVAISAV is encoded by the coding sequence ATGATAGTAGTTACTGGGGCTACGGGGCATCTTGGAAACGTGCTCGTCAGAAGGTTGCTCCAGTTGAACGAGAAAGTGCGTGTACTGGTTGCTCCTTCCGAGGATGTCAAGCCCATAGAGGGATTGAATGTTGAGATCTTCAGGGCCGATGTGAGGGATTCAAAAGCCGTTGAAAGACTGTGCGAAGGCGCAGAGACGGTTTTTCACCTCGCGGCGGTCATTTCGATCTTCGGAAAGAAGAGGCTGGTCTACGACGTAAACGTGAACGGAACGAAGAATGTCGTTGAAGCTTGCCTGAAGAACAACGCGAGACTTGTTTATGTGAGCTCAGTCCACGCTTTCGCTGAGCTCACTAAGGGTTCACTCATCGACGAATCGGTTCCGATAGATCCTTCCAGGGTCACAGGATGCTACGCCAGATCCAAAGCCATCGCCACAAACCTGGTCCTCGATGCAACGAAACGCGGCCTCGATGCGGTGGTGATCTGCCCGACAGGCATAATAGGTCCATACGATTGGCGCATTTCAGAGATGGGAAACCTCTTTTTGTTGCACCTGAAAGGAAGACTCAAGGTCGCCGTCGAAGGTGGCTTCGATTTTGTGGATGTCAGGGACGTGGCGGAGGCGCTCGTGCTGGCCTGGAAGAAGGCGAAGAGTGGGGAAATTTTCATCGTGGGCGACACGCACGTAACTGTGAAGGCGCTGATTCAGATGCTTCAGAAGATAGAACCGAAGCGTTCGGTGAAAATTTTCCTTCCGATCTGGCTCGCCTATGTCGTTTCTACTTTCGCATCGTTTGGACATTTATCCGGCAAGAAAGTCATCTTCACCCCCTACGCCGTTTACACTCTGAGCAGAAACTACGTTTACTCACACACGAAGGCTTCCAAGGAACTCGGTTACACGCCAAGGCCCATCGAGGATTCTCTGAAGGATAGCCTAGAGTGGTTCAAATCGTCCTATCGGTTCGAACCGAAGGTGGCCATCAGTGCGGTGTGA
- a CDS encoding MarR family transcriptional regulator, translating into MEARKIIESIVELSLGFSRTIKFHPELEKLRAVELYTLFYLIRYGPCRMKDLAEALSMTKANVTHLIDSLEKKGFVKRTKDESDRRATLLHVTEHGEKVYSELLEELSKLVEEIMAKLSQEDLNLISKGFEKFIALFANSRG; encoded by the coding sequence ATGGAAGCAAGGAAAATCATAGAGTCGATAGTTGAACTGAGCCTGGGCTTTTCGCGGACGATAAAGTTCCACCCCGAACTCGAAAAACTGCGGGCCGTGGAACTGTACACTCTGTTCTATCTGATCAGGTACGGACCGTGCAGGATGAAGGACCTCGCGGAGGCACTCTCGATGACCAAGGCGAACGTGACGCATCTGATCGATTCTCTGGAAAAGAAAGGCTTTGTGAAGAGGACGAAGGACGAATCGGACAGGCGTGCGACGTTGCTCCATGTCACCGAACACGGTGAGAAGGTCTACAGCGAACTGCTGGAAGAACTATCCAAGCTGGTGGAAGAGATCATGGCGAAGCTGAGCCAGGAAGATCTGAATCTGATATCTAAAGGTTTCGAAAAGTTCATCGCTCTGTTCGCAAACTCCAGGGGGTGA
- a CDS encoding type II secretion system protein produces the protein MRRRGMTLIELLITLAVLSIFTALVLLLMSNYFEKTEKNIKLLDVLRRLNDAGDKMIELLNRAAGPANSVELVSATEVRFDIILAGQKINARVKVLSETEVQYFEDDRSVLIPIENVQITFKSDSQNPETVLPLKLIVKTSNPFNPSSLLSLEYSIYPPGVR, from the coding sequence TTGAGACGCAGAGGTATGACTTTAATCGAGCTCCTCATAACCCTCGCGGTCCTCTCAATTTTTACGGCTCTGGTCCTCCTGCTCATGAGCAATTACTTCGAAAAGACCGAGAAGAACATAAAACTTCTCGATGTCCTCAGAAGACTCAACGATGCCGGCGATAAAATGATCGAGCTTCTCAACAGGGCTGCGGGTCCTGCCAACAGTGTGGAACTCGTCTCAGCCACAGAGGTGAGGTTCGACATCATCCTGGCCGGTCAGAAGATAAACGCGAGGGTGAAGGTCCTCAGCGAAACCGAGGTACAGTATTTCGAGGATGACAGGAGCGTGCTGATACCGATCGAAAACGTTCAGATCACGTTCAAATCTGATAGTCAGAATCCTGAAACAGTGTTGCCCTTGAAGTTGATAGTCAAAACGTCGAATCCTTTCAATCCGTCGTCGCTCTTGAGCCTGGAGTACTCGATCTATCCACCAGGGGTGAGGTGA